From Bordetella flabilis, the proteins below share one genomic window:
- a CDS encoding ABC transporter ATP-binding protein has translation MQNISLRFGGVKALTDISFDVREHEVRAIIGPNGAGKSSMLNVINGVYTPQQGAIVFQGQRYTRMTPRRAAEMGVARTFQNLALFKGMSVLDNIMTGRNLRMKCGLLAQALRIGPAAREEIRHREFVENIIDFLEIQAYRKVPVGRLPYGLQKRVDLGRALAMEPRMLLLDEPMAGMNIEEKQDMCRFILDVNEEFGTTIVLIEHDMGVVMDISDRVVVLDYGRKIGDGEPEQVRANEDVVRAYLGVSH, from the coding sequence ATGCAGAACATCTCGCTGCGTTTCGGTGGCGTCAAGGCCCTGACCGACATCTCTTTCGACGTGCGCGAACACGAGGTGCGCGCCATCATCGGTCCCAACGGCGCGGGCAAGAGCTCGATGCTCAACGTGATCAACGGCGTGTATACGCCGCAGCAGGGCGCCATCGTCTTCCAGGGCCAGCGCTATACGCGCATGACGCCGCGCCGCGCCGCCGAAATGGGCGTCGCGCGCACCTTCCAGAACCTGGCGCTGTTCAAGGGCATGAGCGTGCTGGACAACATTATGACGGGCCGCAACCTGCGCATGAAGTGCGGCCTGCTGGCGCAGGCGCTGCGCATCGGCCCGGCCGCGCGCGAAGAGATCCGGCATCGCGAGTTCGTCGAGAACATCATCGATTTCCTGGAGATCCAGGCCTACCGGAAGGTTCCGGTCGGGCGCCTGCCCTATGGCCTGCAGAAGCGGGTGGACCTGGGTCGGGCGCTGGCCATGGAGCCGCGCATGTTGCTGCTCGACGAGCCCATGGCGGGCATGAACATCGAGGAAAAGCAGGACATGTGCCGCTTCATCCTGGACGTCAACGAGGAGTTCGGCACCACCATCGTGCTGATCGAGCACGACATGGGCGTGGTGATGGATATTTCCGATCGGGTGGTGGTGCTGGACTACGGCCGCAAGATCGGCGACGGGGAGCCGGAACAGGTGCGCGCCAACGAGGATGTGGTGCGCGCCTATCTGGGCGTCTCGCACTAG
- a CDS encoding AMP-dependent synthetase/ligase, whose translation MAQSQPASRPGPEADTFPALLLLHARVRGARPAIREKDLGIWQTLTWAQVAALAGHVAHGLAALGVQAGQHVAVIGENRPRLYIAMMAVQALGAIPVPLYQDAVAQEMAFVLSDAEVEVVVVEDQEQVDKMLEVREQCPALRHVVYDDPRGLRHYSDPLLMSFDTLLQSGAERARLDPEFFERTARSVRPEQTAAMFYTSGTTGRPKGVVLTHAALIDRARAVQAMEGLTDHEDVLAYLPPAWIGQNMFSYTQLLVTGFTVNHPESPATVAIDMRDIGPTYYFAPPRILEDLLTHVLIRMEDAGRIKRRMFQACMALARRVGVRILDGQPVSLVDRLLYGLGNLLVYGPLRNALGMSRVRVAYTAGEAIGPDLFAFYRSIGINLKQLYGSTETSVFVCVQPDGQVRADTVGPPVQGVRIRVADNGEILVQSPGLFKEYYRNPEATQAARDAEGWFHTGDAGYLDTDGQLKIIDRAKDVGKLADGSLFAPKYIENKLKFFPYIKEAVAFGAGRDAVCVFINIDLEAVGNWAERRGLPYAGYTDLAGKQEVQDLIAGCVEQANAELARDARLAASQVRRFLILHKELDPDDDELTRTRKVRRAYIAQKYALLVDALFEGRASQYIETEVKFEDGRTGRIAAELAIRDVRSYPALAGEAA comes from the coding sequence GTGGCGCAATCCCAGCCCGCATCCCGGCCGGGGCCCGAGGCGGATACCTTTCCCGCCTTGCTGCTTCTGCATGCCCGCGTCCGTGGCGCGCGTCCCGCCATACGGGAAAAAGACCTCGGCATTTGGCAGACACTTACCTGGGCCCAGGTCGCCGCGCTCGCCGGCCACGTCGCGCATGGCCTGGCGGCGCTCGGTGTGCAGGCGGGACAGCATGTGGCGGTCATCGGCGAAAACCGGCCGCGGCTGTACATCGCCATGATGGCCGTCCAGGCGCTTGGCGCCATTCCCGTACCGCTTTACCAGGATGCCGTTGCCCAGGAGATGGCCTTCGTGCTGAGCGACGCCGAGGTCGAGGTGGTCGTCGTCGAGGACCAGGAACAGGTCGACAAGATGCTGGAAGTGCGCGAGCAGTGCCCGGCCTTGCGTCACGTCGTCTATGACGATCCGCGCGGCCTGCGGCATTACAGCGATCCCTTGCTGATGTCCTTCGATACGCTGCTGCAGAGCGGCGCCGAGCGCGCGCGCCTGGACCCGGAATTCTTCGAGCGCACCGCGCGCAGCGTGCGCCCCGAGCAGACCGCGGCCATGTTCTACACCTCCGGCACCACCGGCAGGCCCAAGGGAGTGGTGCTGACGCATGCGGCGCTGATCGACCGCGCGCGCGCCGTCCAGGCCATGGAAGGCTTGACCGACCACGAGGACGTGCTGGCCTACCTGCCGCCGGCCTGGATCGGACAGAACATGTTCTCGTATACGCAGTTGCTGGTCACCGGCTTCACCGTGAACCATCCGGAATCGCCCGCCACCGTGGCCATCGACATGCGCGATATCGGCCCGACGTATTATTTTGCGCCGCCGCGTATCCTGGAGGACCTTCTGACCCATGTGCTGATCCGCATGGAGGACGCGGGGCGCATCAAGCGCCGGATGTTCCAGGCCTGCATGGCGCTGGCGCGGCGCGTCGGCGTGCGCATCCTGGATGGACAGCCGGTCAGCCTGGTCGACCGCCTGCTGTATGGACTGGGCAACCTGCTGGTCTATGGACCGCTGCGCAATGCCCTGGGCATGAGCCGCGTGCGCGTCGCCTACACCGCCGGCGAGGCGATCGGTCCCGACCTGTTCGCGTTTTACCGCTCCATCGGCATCAACCTGAAGCAGTTGTACGGCTCCACGGAGACCTCCGTCTTCGTCTGCGTGCAACCCGACGGGCAGGTGCGCGCCGATACGGTCGGCCCCCCGGTGCAGGGCGTGCGCATCCGCGTCGCCGACAACGGCGAAATCCTGGTCCAGAGCCCCGGCCTGTTCAAGGAGTACTACCGCAACCCGGAAGCGACCCAGGCGGCGCGCGATGCCGAAGGCTGGTTCCATACCGGCGACGCGGGCTACCTCGACACGGATGGGCAGCTCAAGATCATCGATCGCGCCAAGGACGTCGGCAAGCTGGCCGATGGCAGCCTGTTCGCTCCCAAGTACATCGAGAACAAGCTGAAGTTCTTTCCCTATATCAAGGAAGCCGTTGCCTTCGGGGCAGGCCGGGACGCGGTATGCGTTTTCATCAACATCGACCTGGAGGCTGTCGGCAACTGGGCCGAACGCCGGGGCCTGCCTTATGCCGGCTATACCGATCTGGCCGGCAAGCAGGAGGTGCAGGACCTCATCGCCGGTTGCGTCGAGCAAGCCAATGCCGAGCTGGCGCGCGACGCGCGCCTGGCCGCGTCGCAGGTACGCCGCTTCCTGATCCTGCACAAGGAGCTGGATCCCGACGACGACGAGTTGACGCGCACGCGCAAGGTGCGCCGCGCCTACATCGCGCAGAAGTATGCGCTGCTGGTGGACGCGCTGTTCGAAGGGCGTGCATCGCAGTACATCGAGACCGAAGTCAAGTTCGAGGACGGGCGCACCGGTCGCATTGCGGCCGAGCTCGCGATACGCGACGTGCGCAGCTATCCGGCGCTGGCCGGCGAGGCAGCGTGA
- a CDS encoding Crp/Fnr family transcriptional regulator: MHVSDSLQLAAAWFRLLTPAEQDRVEKDLTVQQVPAGTIIERRGEMAQAWIGVLAGLVKVSVGNAEGKLASLTGVPAGGWFGEGSLLKHEARKYDVVALRDSVIARLPAATFESLLDSSIPFNRYLLHQLNERVAQFIGKAENDRLLDADARVARCLAELFNPLLYPGMGRRLSITQEEVGYLARVSRQRANRALCTLERAGLLKVEYRGVRVLDLEGLKRY, encoded by the coding sequence ATGCATGTCTCCGACTCGCTGCAACTGGCCGCGGCGTGGTTCCGCCTGCTCACGCCGGCGGAGCAGGACCGCGTCGAAAAGGACCTGACGGTGCAGCAGGTGCCGGCCGGCACAATCATCGAGCGCAGGGGCGAAATGGCGCAAGCCTGGATCGGCGTGCTGGCCGGGCTGGTGAAGGTGTCCGTCGGCAACGCCGAGGGCAAGCTGGCCTCGTTGACCGGCGTGCCGGCGGGCGGCTGGTTCGGCGAGGGCTCGCTGCTGAAACACGAGGCACGCAAGTACGACGTGGTGGCGTTGCGCGACTCGGTCATCGCCCGCTTGCCGGCGGCGACGTTCGAGTCGCTGCTGGACAGCAGTATTCCGTTCAACCGCTATCTGCTGCACCAGTTGAACGAGCGCGTGGCGCAGTTCATCGGCAAGGCCGAAAACGACAGGCTGCTGGACGCGGACGCGCGGGTGGCGCGCTGTCTTGCGGAGTTGTTCAACCCTTTGCTGTATCCGGGCATGGGGCGGCGCCTAAGCATCACCCAGGAGGAGGTCGGCTACCTGGCGCGGGTGTCGCGACAACGGGCGAACCGGGCGTTGTGCACGCTGGAGCGGGCGGGGTTGTTGAAGGTGGAATACCGGGGGGTTCGGGTGCTGGATCTGGAGGGGTTGAAGCGGTATTAG
- a CDS encoding ABC transporter ATP-binding protein: MLSIKNLQAGYGKVKVLHGISMEVPQARVVTLIGSNGAGKTTTMRALSGMIKPSAGEISLAGRRIDGLESFRIARLGLAHSPEGRRVFPTLSVTDNLLLGAFPRLTGSRPRGDVQADLERAMDLFPRLKERRQQLAGTLSGGEQQMLAMARAVMLNPQLVLLDEPSMGLAPILVEEVFRIIARLKEQGVTMLLVEQFAAAALKVADYAYVLENGRISVHGTPDKLKDDPAVVAAYLGSAH, from the coding sequence ATGTTATCCATCAAGAATCTGCAGGCGGGCTACGGCAAGGTCAAGGTGCTGCACGGCATCAGCATGGAGGTCCCGCAAGCCAGGGTGGTGACCCTGATCGGTTCCAACGGGGCGGGCAAGACAACGACGATGCGGGCGCTTTCGGGCATGATCAAACCCAGCGCGGGCGAGATATCGCTGGCGGGACGGCGCATCGACGGGCTGGAGTCATTCCGCATCGCGCGGCTGGGCCTGGCGCATTCACCGGAAGGCCGCCGGGTATTCCCGACGCTGTCGGTCACGGACAATCTTTTGCTGGGGGCGTTTCCACGGCTGACGGGCAGCCGGCCGCGCGGCGATGTGCAGGCCGACCTGGAGCGTGCGATGGACCTGTTTCCCCGCCTGAAGGAACGGCGCCAGCAACTGGCCGGCACGCTGTCGGGCGGCGAGCAGCAGATGCTGGCCATGGCCCGCGCCGTCATGCTGAATCCGCAACTGGTGCTGCTGGACGAACCTTCGATGGGGCTGGCGCCCATCCTGGTGGAAGAAGTGTTCCGCATCATCGCGCGGCTGAAGGAGCAGGGCGTCACGATGCTGCTGGTCGAACAGTTCGCGGCGGCGGCGTTGAAGGTCGCCGACTATGCGTACGTACTGGAGAACGGGCGGATCTCGGTGCATGGAACGCCGGACAAGCTGAAGGACGATCCGGCTGTAGTTGCGGCTTATCTGGGGAGTGCGCATTGA
- a CDS encoding ABC transporter permease subunit, whose protein sequence is MKPMTLTASLLGIVVLVGLPLAVTNPYYLHLVETIMIYAILLFGLDIVVGYTGQVSLGHAGLFGIGSYVAGVLYFHLHMPIVVVLPAAILIAAGFGAVLALPALRVTGPYLAMVTLAFGTIIQILINEMTFLTEGPLGIRIPKPSFNGHVLSKQEYFWLVGALLVLSLIVAHRIVKSHIGRTFEALRDSPIAADCMGVSVYRYKVVAFVISAGFAGLAGALYSYSEQYISPNTYNFELTILFLLAIIMGGRKTRVGALLGAAIVVLLPKMLDDIGTFRGIALVLAVLMIVGAAVAIARGRTTAGRVAIPVAGTVLLAAFAFWLDALTDWRLTIFGVMILFVVYYLPDGIVGFVRGLFFSTRRAALAVSEDLAHRIEAVPQAAPGADSEVLLHARDVVMQFGGLKALNQVELRVRRGTIHGLIGPNGSGKSTMMNVLTGIYVPTAGSVEFAGKSLAGLTPSEIAAAGIARTFQNVALFGEMTALENVLVGLHHSFRTGLANIALRTAHWRREETGARARALALLDFVGLAALADEEARNLPYGKQRLLEIARALALDPQLLLLDEPAAGLTAPDIAELLEIIRKVRDHGITLILIEHHMDVVMGVCDTVSVLDFGQKISEGQPAEVQADVRVVEAYLGGTVAA, encoded by the coding sequence ATGAAACCCATGACCCTGACCGCCTCTTTGCTGGGCATTGTCGTCCTGGTCGGACTGCCCCTGGCGGTGACGAACCCGTATTACCTGCACCTGGTCGAGACCATCATGATCTACGCCATCCTGCTGTTCGGGCTGGACATCGTGGTCGGCTACACCGGCCAGGTCTCCCTGGGCCATGCCGGACTGTTCGGTATCGGCTCCTATGTCGCCGGAGTGCTGTACTTCCACCTGCACATGCCCATCGTCGTGGTGTTGCCCGCCGCCATCCTCATCGCCGCCGGCTTCGGCGCGGTGCTGGCGCTACCCGCCTTGCGCGTGACCGGGCCCTACCTCGCCATGGTGACGCTGGCCTTCGGCACCATCATCCAGATCCTGATCAACGAGATGACTTTCCTGACCGAAGGGCCGCTCGGCATCCGCATACCCAAACCGTCCTTCAACGGCCATGTACTGAGCAAGCAGGAGTATTTCTGGCTGGTCGGCGCGCTGCTGGTGTTGTCCCTGATCGTGGCGCACCGCATCGTCAAGTCCCATATCGGCCGCACCTTCGAAGCCCTGCGCGACAGCCCTATCGCCGCGGATTGCATGGGGGTGTCGGTGTATCGCTACAAGGTGGTGGCGTTCGTCATCAGCGCCGGCTTCGCCGGCCTGGCGGGCGCGCTGTATTCCTATTCCGAGCAGTACATCTCGCCGAACACCTACAACTTCGAACTGACCATACTTTTCCTCCTGGCCATCATCATGGGCGGGCGCAAGACCCGCGTCGGTGCGTTGCTGGGCGCGGCCATCGTTGTGCTGTTGCCCAAGATGCTCGATGACATCGGCACGTTCCGCGGCATCGCCCTGGTGCTTGCGGTGCTGATGATCGTGGGCGCGGCGGTGGCCATTGCGCGCGGGCGCACCACGGCGGGCCGCGTGGCGATACCCGTGGCTGGCACGGTGCTGCTCGCGGCCTTCGCCTTCTGGCTGGATGCCTTGACGGACTGGCGCCTGACCATCTTCGGCGTGATGATCCTGTTCGTGGTGTACTACCTGCCCGATGGCATCGTGGGCTTCGTGCGCGGCCTGTTCTTTTCGACGCGCCGCGCGGCGCTGGCCGTCAGTGAGGATCTGGCTCATCGCATCGAAGCCGTGCCGCAAGCGGCGCCCGGCGCCGATTCCGAGGTGCTGCTGCACGCGCGCGATGTGGTGATGCAGTTCGGCGGCCTGAAGGCGCTGAACCAGGTCGAGCTGCGCGTGCGCCGCGGTACCATCCACGGCCTGATCGGGCCCAATGGATCGGGCAAGAGCACCATGATGAACGTGCTCACCGGCATTTATGTGCCGACCGCTGGCTCGGTCGAGTTCGCGGGCAAGTCCCTGGCCGGCCTGACGCCGTCGGAGATCGCTGCCGCCGGTATCGCCCGTACCTTCCAGAACGTGGCGCTGTTCGGCGAGATGACGGCGCTGGAGAACGTGCTGGTGGGCCTGCATCACAGTTTCCGCACCGGCCTGGCCAATATCGCGCTGCGCACGGCGCACTGGCGTCGCGAGGAAACCGGCGCCCGGGCGCGCGCGCTGGCGCTGCTGGATTTCGTGGGACTGGCCGCGCTGGCCGATGAAGAGGCACGCAATCTGCCCTACGGCAAGCAGCGCCTGCTGGAGATCGCCCGCGCGCTGGCGTTGGACCCGCAGCTGCTGCTGCTCGACGAACCCGCCGCCGGCCTGACGGCGCCGGATATCGCGGAACTGCTCGAGATCATTCGCAAGGTGCGGGACCATGGCATCACGCTGATCCTGATCGAGCACCACATGGACGTGGTGATGGGCGTGTGCGACACCGTGTCGGTGCTGGACTTCGGGCAGAAAATCTCGGAAGGGCAGCCCGCCGAGGTCCAGGCCGATGTGCGCGTGGTCGAGGCGTATCTCGGCGGCACGGTCGCAGCGTAA
- a CDS encoding branched-chain amino acid ABC transporter permease: protein MILLQLVYSGIALGMIYAVIAFGYQLTFATSGTLNFGQGEALMLGALVGLTLVGLGVNYWVMLPIVCAFGFLQGAVVERVGVRPAIKTRSEFGWIMATIALGIIFRNVAENVWGRDDLPFPSPLPVSPLHIAGANVLPMELLVVFGALAMMMLVELFNRRSIYGKAFVATSNDRDAAGLMGINTNLVITFSYALSSLTAAFAGVLIAPLTLTGATMGAVLGLKAFAVAIIGGLSSGTGVIVGGLILGIAETTTGFYLSTGYKDVPGLVLLLLVLAIKPAGLFGKSAIKKV, encoded by the coding sequence ATGATTCTTCTACAGCTGGTCTATAGCGGCATCGCGCTGGGCATGATCTATGCCGTGATCGCGTTCGGCTACCAACTTACCTTCGCCACGTCGGGTACGCTGAATTTCGGCCAGGGCGAGGCCTTGATGCTGGGCGCGCTGGTTGGCCTGACCCTTGTGGGGCTGGGCGTCAACTACTGGGTCATGCTGCCCATCGTGTGCGCCTTCGGTTTCCTGCAGGGCGCGGTCGTCGAGCGCGTCGGTGTACGGCCGGCGATCAAGACGCGATCCGAGTTCGGCTGGATCATGGCGACGATCGCGCTCGGCATCATCTTCCGCAATGTTGCTGAAAACGTCTGGGGTCGGGACGATCTGCCTTTTCCGTCGCCGCTGCCTGTCTCGCCACTGCATATCGCCGGCGCCAACGTGCTGCCCATGGAGCTGCTGGTGGTGTTCGGTGCGCTGGCGATGATGATGCTGGTCGAACTGTTCAACCGCCGGTCCATCTACGGCAAGGCCTTTGTCGCCACGTCGAACGATCGCGATGCGGCGGGACTCATGGGCATCAATACCAATCTCGTCATTACGTTTTCGTACGCACTGTCCTCGCTGACGGCCGCTTTCGCCGGCGTACTGATCGCCCCACTGACGCTGACCGGCGCGACCATGGGCGCGGTCCTGGGCCTGAAGGCATTTGCCGTCGCCATCATCGGCGGCCTGTCCAGCGGCACGGGCGTTATCGTCGGCGGCCTGATCCTGGGCATCGCCGAGACCACGACCGGCTTCTACCTGTCCACCGGCTACAAGGACGTGCCGGGCCTGGTGTTGCTGTTGCTGGTTCTTGCCATCAAACCCGCCGGCCTGTTCGGCAAAAGCGCGATCAAGAAGGTCTGA
- a CDS encoding ABC transporter substrate-binding protein, translated as MQYRSKLLAGALAFALAGAAHAADPIKIGVSGPFTGGSSSMGVSMRDGVRLAAEEINKNGGVLGRQLVLIERDDEAKNERGVQIAQEMINKEQVAATVGFINTGVALASQRFYQDAKIPVFNNVATGSVITEQFKAPEYPDNYVFRNSAKDNIQAPMIVEEAVVRDGYKKVAILADSTNYGQLGREDLEKALAAKGIKAVAVEKFNIKDVDMTAQLLKSKEAGAEAILTYGIGPELAQIANGMAKLGWKKPIIGSWTLSMANYIDNAGPNGSGARMPQTFIQEPNTPKRKAFIDAYLAKFKPKNNRIDSPVSAAQGYDSIYLLAAAMKQANSTDGPKVRAALENLQAPVEGVVMTYDHPFTHDDHDAITPNLVVIGEVKDGRVVYAYPDDAKATAQPRKKAAAAQVAAAPATK; from the coding sequence ATGCAATATCGTTCAAAGCTGCTGGCAGGAGCCCTCGCATTCGCCCTCGCCGGCGCCGCCCATGCCGCCGATCCCATCAAGATCGGCGTGTCGGGTCCCTTTACCGGAGGATCCTCGTCCATGGGCGTCAGCATGCGCGACGGCGTGCGACTGGCGGCCGAAGAGATCAACAAGAACGGCGGCGTGCTGGGCCGCCAATTGGTGCTGATCGAACGCGACGACGAAGCCAAGAACGAACGCGGTGTGCAGATCGCGCAGGAGATGATCAACAAGGAGCAGGTGGCCGCCACGGTGGGATTCATCAACACCGGCGTGGCGCTCGCCTCGCAGCGTTTCTACCAGGACGCCAAGATCCCGGTCTTCAACAATGTCGCCACGGGCAGCGTGATCACGGAGCAGTTCAAGGCTCCGGAGTATCCCGACAACTATGTCTTTCGCAACTCCGCGAAGGACAACATCCAGGCGCCCATGATCGTCGAGGAAGCCGTGGTGCGCGACGGCTACAAGAAGGTGGCGATCCTGGCCGACTCCACCAACTATGGCCAGCTGGGCCGCGAGGATCTCGAAAAGGCGCTGGCCGCCAAGGGCATCAAGGCGGTCGCGGTGGAGAAGTTCAACATCAAGGACGTGGACATGACGGCGCAACTGCTGAAGTCCAAGGAGGCGGGCGCGGAGGCGATACTTACCTACGGTATCGGACCTGAGCTGGCGCAGATCGCCAACGGCATGGCCAAGCTGGGATGGAAGAAGCCCATCATCGGCAGCTGGACGCTATCGATGGCCAACTACATTGACAACGCCGGCCCCAACGGTAGCGGCGCCCGCATGCCGCAGACCTTTATCCAGGAGCCGAATACGCCCAAGCGCAAGGCCTTCATCGATGCCTACCTGGCCAAGTTCAAGCCCAAGAACAACCGCATCGATTCGCCGGTGTCCGCTGCCCAGGGCTATGACTCCATCTACCTGCTCGCCGCCGCGATGAAGCAGGCCAACTCCACCGACGGTCCCAAGGTGCGGGCCGCGCTGGAGAACCTGCAGGCGCCGGTGGAGGGCGTGGTCATGACCTACGACCATCCGTTCACCCACGACGACCACGATGCCATCACGCCCAATCTCGTGGTAATCGGGGAAGTGAAGGACGGTCGCGTGGTGTACGCGTACCCGGACGACGCCAAGGCCACCGCGCAACCGCGCAAGAAGGCGGCCGCGGCACAGGTGGCCGCCGCGCCCGCGACCAAGTAG
- a CDS encoding M81 family metallopeptidase: MRVLVAGFKHETNTFAFNRADWAAFERGEMFPKPTHGAAMLEMLSRVDVSATGFMRQAQARGWTLVPSLWCGAVPSSYITDDAFERICATILADVRRLDYDAIYLELHGAALTESCDDAEGELLARIRHVVGSSVPIVASLDLHANVTQAMLALADGMVAFRTYPHIDYVKTGERAAELLERIVAKGGREASTARRLPFLISINSQGTGSQPAQGCYALLEDIDARFGTVSSFCMGFPASDFKECGPVLWSHGERAAEAMETLYGHVAEPTQWRLTAQRAGQAVAAAMARAAVSTRAVVIADTQDNPGIGGTSSTTGVLRALMDAGAGLAFPGRVALGVLYDPRAATLAHTAGIGSEIECALGESVQTPAGPSEPPVCGTYRVLALSDGVATFKGPKMTGFRTQLGPSACLEIDGVRIVVSSGRIGAQDRELFRMVGVEPEAMKVIVVKSSHHFRADFDAVVEKPETDILFALAPGLLLVDPAELPWKKLSPHTRLRP, translated from the coding sequence ATGCGCGTACTCGTAGCAGGATTCAAGCACGAAACCAATACCTTCGCCTTCAACCGCGCGGACTGGGCGGCTTTCGAGCGCGGCGAGATGTTTCCCAAGCCCACGCACGGCGCCGCCATGCTGGAGATGTTGTCCCGCGTGGACGTGTCGGCGACGGGATTCATGCGGCAGGCGCAAGCGCGCGGCTGGACGCTGGTGCCCAGCCTGTGGTGCGGCGCCGTGCCGTCCTCGTACATTACCGACGATGCATTCGAGCGGATATGCGCGACCATCCTCGCGGACGTGCGGCGCCTGGACTACGACGCGATCTACCTGGAACTGCATGGCGCGGCGCTGACCGAATCGTGCGACGACGCGGAAGGCGAACTGCTGGCACGCATCCGCCATGTGGTCGGCTCGTCGGTGCCCATCGTGGCAAGCCTGGACCTGCACGCGAACGTGACGCAAGCCATGCTGGCACTGGCCGACGGCATGGTCGCCTTCCGTACCTATCCGCACATCGATTACGTGAAGACGGGCGAGCGCGCCGCTGAACTGCTGGAACGCATCGTGGCCAAGGGCGGCAGGGAAGCTTCCACTGCCCGGCGCCTGCCATTCCTGATTTCCATCAATTCCCAAGGCACGGGTTCCCAGCCGGCGCAAGGCTGCTACGCCTTGCTGGAAGACATCGATGCGCGCTTCGGCACCGTATCCAGCTTCTGCATGGGATTCCCGGCTTCCGATTTCAAGGAATGCGGGCCGGTGCTGTGGTCCCATGGCGAACGCGCCGCAGAGGCCATGGAGACGCTGTATGGCCATGTGGCCGAGCCGACCCAATGGCGCCTGACCGCCCAGCGCGCTGGCCAGGCCGTGGCGGCCGCAATGGCGCGCGCCGCCGTCAGCACGCGCGCGGTGGTGATCGCCGATACGCAGGACAATCCCGGCATTGGCGGAACCAGTTCGACCACCGGCGTGCTGCGCGCCTTGATGGATGCCGGCGCCGGCCTTGCGTTTCCGGGTCGCGTCGCGTTGGGCGTTCTCTATGATCCGCGCGCAGCAACGCTGGCCCACACGGCTGGCATCGGGAGCGAGATCGAGTGCGCCCTTGGCGAATCCGTGCAGACCCCCGCCGGCCCGAGTGAACCTCCGGTCTGCGGGACGTACCGCGTCCTTGCGCTGTCGGACGGCGTTGCGACATTCAAAGGCCCCAAGATGACAGGCTTTCGCACCCAGCTCGGTCCCAGCGCCTGCCTGGAAATCGATGGGGTGCGTATCGTGGTGTCCAGCGGCAGGATAGGCGCGCAGGACCGCGAGCTGTTCCGCATGGTCGGCGTCGAACCCGAAGCGATGAAGGTCATCGTCGTGAAAAGCTCGCACCATTTCCGCGCCGATTTCGACGCGGTGGTGGAGAAGCCGGAGACCGATATCCTGTTCGCGCTGGCCCCCGGCCTGTTGCTGGTCGATCCGGCCGAGCTTCCGTGGAAGAAGCTTTCTCCCCATACCCGGCTGCGTCCGTGA
- a CDS encoding LysR family transcriptional regulator, whose amino-acid sequence MKLMSPANPPPLSPSELAWLRCFDAAARCGSFTRAAQELHVSQGAVSQQVKKLEDRLGHVLLLRTQSGLTLTPEGDQLFAATRESFRGLETAVHRLHAARMGEPVNVSCSPSFAMFWLTLRLGTFYRAYPHLALRIVGESDRVDPARMAHDNIAAAVRFGPPESQDPHAVILFDEWLVPVATPAFVEAHPALREPADLAGSHLLHAADPWEGTEPTEEWADWLAAVGTDLPAPALRQGTQFNHSLLAMQAALGGQGIAMGRLALVLGYLLQGRLVVPFRHRVRLRGAYRFIGSPSHPATPTILEWLRDEAGRFMQQRDALFESAGISIAQAPPPAVPPA is encoded by the coding sequence ATGAAACTAATGAGCCCCGCCAACCCTCCTCCGCTTTCGCCCTCGGAACTGGCATGGCTGCGCTGCTTCGACGCCGCCGCGCGATGCGGCAGCTTCACCAGGGCCGCCCAGGAGCTGCACGTATCCCAGGGCGCGGTCAGCCAGCAGGTGAAGAAGCTGGAGGACAGGCTCGGCCATGTCCTGCTGCTGCGCACGCAATCGGGCCTGACGCTTACGCCGGAAGGCGATCAACTATTCGCGGCCACGCGGGAATCGTTCAGAGGCCTGGAAACCGCCGTTCACCGCCTGCACGCCGCGCGCATGGGCGAGCCGGTCAATGTGAGCTGCTCCCCCTCGTTCGCGATGTTCTGGCTGACGCTGCGCCTGGGCACCTTCTATCGCGCCTATCCCCACCTGGCGCTGCGCATCGTTGGCGAGTCCGATCGCGTCGATCCCGCGCGCATGGCCCACGACAACATTGCCGCAGCCGTGCGCTTCGGTCCCCCGGAGAGCCAGGATCCGCACGCAGTCATCCTGTTCGATGAATGGCTGGTCCCGGTGGCCACGCCCGCCTTCGTCGAAGCGCATCCCGCGCTGCGCGAGCCCGCCGACCTGGCGGGCAGCCATCTGCTGCACGCCGCGGATCCCTGGGAAGGAACCGAGCCGACCGAGGAATGGGCGGACTGGCTTGCCGCGGTGGGCACGGACCTGCCCGCCCCCGCGCTGCGCCAGGGCACCCAGTTCAATCACTCGCTGCTCGCCATGCAGGCCGCCCTGGGCGGACAGGGCATCGCCATGGGACGGCTCGCGCTGGTACTCGGCTATCTGCTGCAAGGACGCCTGGTCGTTCCTTTTCGCCACCGGGTGCGCTTGCGCGGCGCCTACCGCTTCATCGGCAGCCCGAGCCACCCTGCGACGCCCACCATCCTGGAATGGCTGCGCGACGAAGCAGGCCGCTTCATGCAGCAGCGCGATGCGCTATTCGAAAGCGCTGGAATCTCCATTGCGCAGGCGCCGCCGCCTGCCGTCCCGCCCGCCTGA